In the genome of Arvicola amphibius chromosome 2, mArvAmp1.2, whole genome shotgun sequence, the window TGTACTGATACCACATTTACCATTACCAAACCTCACAGTTCATATgttctaaatgttttaaatgtatatgtatttttagaCTGGCAAAGCAGATACATCCAGTGTGACTGTAGCAGGCCCCAAGACAGAAAATCCGGCAGGCCAGACTCTGGAGAGCACCTCCCAAACAGCTGAGCTCCTCAGTGACGTGCCCTTCACCTTGGCCCCACATGTGCTGGCAGTGCAGGGCACCATCGGCGACCTTCCTGACCACTTGCTCTCATATGATGTTGGCGACAACTTGTCCCGATTCTGGTATGATTTCACTCTTGAGAATTCAGTGCTCTGTGACTCATAGTGTTCGTGTCCATGCACACCTTAACAGCTTTAACGAAAACTAGTTTGCCCATTTTATTGAACCTGTTCGACGTTTCTTGTCATTTCAACCTTAATGCCTTGAGGCAAGCAGAgatcataaaataagtaaaacaacaTCATATTCATAGTTTTATTCTTCAGAATGAagcaaatttatataaaaattgtaaTCAACAATTTAATAAAGGGAACTCACTTTGGAAAAAAGTAAGAAGTTAGACCACCCGTGTCTCCCCATCTGGTAGAGGGAAAAGTGACGCTGTTGAGATTATGGGAGGTGCAAGGTGTTTTTGCTCTCTCTGAAGAcaacacaggaagagaaagaaggctaTCCCCTGGTTACCAAGACCCAGCAATCTGGGCCGAGAGTGAGTGCCTCCAGGGTTCAGCAGAGGTTGTCCTGTTACTCCCTTAACGTCTCCCACCATGTTTGGGAATGAGGTCAAAGACAGCTTCCAGTTAACGTAACTTTTTTAGTGTCAATATAGACAAACCCATATGGAAACCTGAAACTTCTCGTAAACATCAGCGACTCTTTGCTGATTCAGGAACGCCGTGAAGGGGAGGACACTGTGGTGGGCTTAGACCCCTGTGGCCCTCTCCACCCTCCTAAAGGATGCTGCTGCGTTCCCTCCTGGTTCCCCCCTCATCCCCTCTCGGTATTCTTGGACCAGTTTTCAAAAAGCTTTCCCCATGTCTGCCTCAGTTGGTTTGACTTCCTTACCACATATGTTCCCAGTTTATGAGATCTGcatttcctttctgcctcctaaTGCAAACATCTCATGATGATCCATAACATTGCTGATGACTTGTTTAGAGATTTGTTGGCCTTGGTACAGGCAGTATTTAACTGCTAAACACACTCAATTTAAATACATTCCAGTTAGAGTGTAGGCAGACACCCAAATATGACTTATTTCTTGAAtatccattatttattttaaataaaactaggCAGGACTGCCATTGGTCAATGAACTACAACAAAATTTGGTAAATAGTAATAGGAGAATTTCTATGCCATGAAAGAGTTGTCATTTTCCTTGATTAGttataatttattaattctttgcCAAAGTGTtaagtatattttttcttataaagagaATATCAGAAAAACTAAACACTGTGCAGAAAAGtacaagaattattttaattttaatgtactGTGCATGTTCATTTAATAAATGTGGTGTTGTCTTGATAAAAAAGTACTGTGTTATTTAAAGTTAAAGGAACATTTGTACTGataaaaatgtactttattttCACTCAAAATTACCATGTGAGGTTAATGATTAAATTAAGTCTTTATATAGTTTTCATAAACCATCTACATAGGAAATATACCTTATTATTGACACAAATGTGAACCTTTTGTAGCACTTTTGGTAAAGGTACATCTTTTCAACTATCAATGTTAATGTGTTTTCAAAACTGAAGGTAAAGAGGTagttcttttgttgaaaatatgtgaaaatttatgtaattatgtatttcatttctatttatgtCCTCTTTGTTATAAATGTGCTTATAAGTACTATTTGTCTAAAattgttgtattttaaaaatgtgaactaaaataaatgtttgattGTTTTCAGACCCACAAAATGGCATTCATTGCATTTTTAATGTCTAAATGGAAGCTGTATATCGTGTAGAAGGCAAAGGTTGAATATATTGTTTGTGTAGAGAATACGGCATCATCTCTTCTGTGTAAGTTGTAGGAACACTGACGATGGTAAGCAAGCCCTAGCTAGTAAACTGAACTGAAAGGATCTGAAAGAAATGGATAACCATCTATACAAATCTCCATCATCAGAAAATTTAGTAAAGACCAGTGTTAATAACCATATTTTAACAAGTACATTATGAATTGGCAGTTTGTTATTCTGTACataaatcatataaatattttaaaattggaacAACATTATAAATCAGCCAGCCAAATCTTATTAGAAAACTGAGACCTAAAACTTTAGATGACTTAAAGCACCTCGTTAGTACTAAATATTTACTTGAATAGCAGTctgcccaaatgtgagctgatCAGACATGACACCAGTGAGCATGCCGTACTGGAGAGAGAAAAGACCATGGGCTTTGGGCACCTGAGGaaggctgggagcaggagaggcgGCCTTCCCCAGGCAAGTGCACGTGATTGCATGTCCAGTGCCAGACATCGTAGCAGTTATATGAACTaaataggttatatttaggaatacatgtatgtgtgtatatacacatacatatatatgtgtatatgtatatgtaaatgtgtattgtgtatatgtatacatatatatttatatgcatgtatgcacacatacatacatacatgtgtgcaataGCAATTAGGTTTTCTTAAGGCCATGAATTCGATGGAGAGTTGGAAGAGCTACATGCAAGACCTTGAAGggatgaaaggaaagggagaaatgttgtaattaatttataataacaAAACTTTTAAGTATGTAAATGCATTAAAACAAAGCTGAAACATATGCAGGAAAGTTGAGACCCTGGAGGTATCCAGAGAGTCAATAATGACTCTTTTTTAAGCTGAAGAACTTAAGCTGTTCCCTCactctggtgtcctcttctccCTTGCTTATTCAATACTAATTTTCCATACCTTGCAGCGTTATGTTGAATAGTAAGAGATATCTGATAAATACCCAATAACCTAATGATTGATGATCTTTGATCCTTTCCAAGGAACTGTTCgcattattacacacacacacacacacacacacacacacacagagagagagagagagagagagagagagtgctctACCACGATGAGAAATAGCATATCTGTGAACTACTTATGACTATATTAGGATGCTCTACCCACGTGCATTTTAGATTCCACTCTCCTCAGTAGTGTTAGggtcctcttctgcctccactaCAGTTCCTCAGTAAACACTTGTTGTCAAAGAGCATGCCTTCTCCTTGTACGGGAAATCCCTACAGGTGCAGAACATGTGACTTCCATCGAGTCTTGATTTTAAACCTCATATATTTAGGAAATCACATGTGTTTTTCCAGCTCTCTTTAATGGCATTTGCactctttcctttaaaagtagaTAACACTAGCCAAATGTTAGTTAGTTAATTAAATTATTAGCTCAACTTTTCAAATTATGGAGTTAAATTGTTAGTAGAATAAGTCCTTAGTAACATTTCTAGGAACCTTACAGTAGTGTTTTTAGTAAACACCTATGATACCAACTTTTTTACCTTCCCTCAAATAGAATAACTGAAAACAGTATAAAAGAAAATGCTGTTTTCCAAGAGCATCACGTCTTATAATTTGATGGCTAGGTAGAGGTATATGAGGGAAGGGTCCCATTTGCGCTGTAGAATGGTGGCACCTCAGTCTCACTGCCCCTCACCTCTTGAGAACAGCTGATCACCAAGAGAATGCTGCTGTGGGTTGCCTGGCACAAAATGTTACTTTCAGAGATTCATGTGCCACCTTCTCACTCATGTCCCGAAAACAGCCACGTGCAGTGTATACGTATTGGGTAGGAAGCTGAAGGATGTCACATCTTTTCGAGCCACTATGAACTTTGGGTTCTTGGATGATATCTTTTGAACATTTGTGACACATTACTGAGGAGGGCATGACCCAACTATTCCTGAGAAATCTAAGCCTCCAAAAATA includes:
- the Umad1 gene encoding UBAP1-MVB12-associated (UMA)-domain containing protein 1 isoform X1: MRCKPSGAEGSQSLETGKADTSSVTVAGPKTENPAGQTLESTSQTAELLSDVPFTLAPHVLAVQGTIGDLPDHLLSYDVGDNLSRFWYDFTLENSVLCDS